The Salinirubellus salinus genome segment ACCGTGGGGTATGCGAATCGCGCTACTCGGCGGCACCGGCGATATCGGCGAGGGACTGGCGCTGCGGTGGGCCTACCACACCAACCACGAGGTGCTGGTCGGGTCGCGTGACCCCGACCGCGCCCGTGCGAAGGCCGAGGAGTACGAGACGGAACTCGACAGTCGCGGCGTCGAGTGCACCGTGAAGGGGTTCGAGAACGCGATGGCGGCCGACCGTGCGGACGTGGTCGTCCTCGCCGTCCCCGCGTACCACCTCGTCGACACCGTCGAACACGTCGCGGACCGACTGGACGACGAAACCGTACTGGTCACCCCGGCCGTCGGGATGCGCCGGGACGACCACGGCTTCCACTACAACCCGCCCTCGGCCGGGAGCGTCGCGGCGCTCGCCGCCAACGCCAAGCCGGACGACGTGCCGCTCGTCGGCGCGTTCCACAACCTCGCGGCCGGCCGTCTCGCGGACCTCGACAGCGAGTTCGAGTGGGACACGCTCGTCTTCGGTGACGACGACGACGCGACCGACCTCGTCTCGACGCTCGCCGAGGAGATCGAGGGGCTCCGTGCCGTCGACGCCGGCGGCCTCGCCAACGCGGCCGAGGTGGAGTCGCTCACGCCGCTGCTCATCAACGTCGCGGCGAACAACGAGGGGATGCACGCGCTGGGCGTCCGCTTCCACTGAACCTTTTTCTCGTCGGGTGCGCCTGCGGCGCACCACTCCTCGAAAAACGTCCTCAGAAATCGAAGATTTCTGATGGGCTCCGGTAGAGCTCCGCTCTACCGAACGTTCGTGAAAAAGGCGGCGCTCACTCCGTTCGCGCCGGGTGGGTGAGCTAGCCCACCCGCACCGCGACAGCACCGCAACCGGACCGTACCGCGCTCTCACTCCTCTATCGCTCGATAGCCGCTCCGCAGCAGGGCGACTCCCGCCCCGATACCGACGACCCAGACGACCGGCTCGATACCCGCCGAACTCGACAGACTGTACCCCCGGAGGTAGACGAGCGTGTAGCCGTCGCCCGTCTCGACGACGCGACCCTCGAACGTCGGTCGCTGGTCGGCGGCGACACCACCGGTCCGGACGGCCCACTCGCCGGCCAGCGGGAGGGTGCCCGGTGGGACGGCGACATCCTCGAGGACGGTCCGCGCCGACACGCGTTCGAGCGCCAGTCGCGTCCCGTCGTCGGTCAGGGTCGTGTTCCGCTCGTAGTACTCGCCACCGACCTCCACGTACTCGGGGTCCGGCACCCGCTCGACGATGCCGGGGACGGTCCGCGGGCCGTCGGCGACCAGTTCGCGTTCTAGGCCACAGACCCGACCCCACTCGAAGGGGTTGTCGCTCGAGCAGTCGACCCCCTCGACCCCGTGGAGCCGGAGCGCGTCCTCGTCACCGAACGCGAGTTCGCCGTCCTCGACGGTCACGTCCGTCGTCCGGTAGCGATACTCGGTGCCGTCGAGGTCGAGCGGGACGTACCCGACCCAGAGCGGCGTCACCAGCAGGAGCGTCCCGACGACGAACCGCGCGGCTATCGCCTGTCGTCGAGTGGGGGACCAGCCACGGGCGAGCGACATGGCAGGCGCTTTTCGGGGACGGGACAAGTGTCTGCTGGCGGGGCGGTGGCGGGCGGTGCGGTCGCTGTTAGGCTAGTTCACCTACCCGCGGCGAGCGTCAGCGAGGCGCGCCTTTTGAATCCAAAGTTTTGCGCGAGTGGTAGGCGAAGCCGACCCGAGCGGAAAACTTTGGTGGCCTTAGGCGGTAGCCACGGCGCCCGCTTCCTTCAGCGCCGCCTCGATGTCGTCGCGCTGGGTGACGCCGACGAACCGCTGGACGATGCCGTCGTCGTTCTCGACCACGACGGTCGGGAGCGAGCGGACCTGGTACTCGTTGGCGACGTCCTGTTCCTCGTCGACGTTCACCTTCTCGAACGATACCTCGGGGTAGTCCTCCACGAGCTCC includes the following:
- the npdG gene encoding NADPH-dependent F420 reductase, with the protein product MRIALLGGTGDIGEGLALRWAYHTNHEVLVGSRDPDRARAKAEEYETELDSRGVECTVKGFENAMAADRADVVVLAVPAYHLVDTVEHVADRLDDETVLVTPAVGMRRDDHGFHYNPPSAGSVAALAANAKPDDVPLVGAFHNLAAGRLADLDSEFEWDTLVFGDDDDATDLVSTLAEEIEGLRAVDAGGLANAAEVESLTPLLINVAANNEGMHALGVRFH
- a CDS encoding thioredoxin family protein codes for the protein MTVSLKDFYADWCGPCKTQDPILEELVEDYPEVSFEKVNVDEEQDVANEYQVRSLPTVVVENDDGIVQRFVGVTQRDDIEAALKEAGAVATA